Proteins from one Dethiosulfovibrio peptidovorans genomic window:
- the rpmG gene encoding 50S ribosomal protein L33 produces MADQIGLQCTDCKRRNYISSVNKKNMSGKLELSKYCRFCKKHTLHKETK; encoded by the coding sequence ATGGCGGACCAGATCGGCCTTCAGTGTACAGATTGTAAACGACGAAATTACATCAGTTCAGTAAACAAGAAGAACATGAGCGGCAAACTTGAGCTGAGCAAATACTGTCGTTTTTGTAAGAAACATACCTTGCACAAAGAAACCAAGTAG